The Lewinellaceae bacterium genome includes a region encoding these proteins:
- a CDS encoding penicillin acylase family protein — protein sequence MKPVKFFLAFIFSFFLIWVANTHHPFGSSLPAMGRFLSPFDGFWQNAESTALPGERKLNFAAIGEEVNVVFDERLVPHIFASSLEDAFFAQGYLTAQYRLWQMDVSTRATGGYLAEILGPNLKERDLGQRRKGMRWAAENIVKNWTKTGEIKWIDAYTKGANAYLATLSPRQYPIEFKLLGYEPEPWTNLKSAIFLCGMVETLSSRNEDLRASNAMEAFGPEMFEFLYPEYNPKQMPVIPGEKKYDFEPVWKDTLANALSQEVPARQVFENPPEFIGSNNWAVSGKKTTTGLPILCNDPHLSLKLPSIWFEIQLSTPDMNAYGVSLPGMPGIAIGFNENIAWGETNLGHDLVDWYTIKWADEAKETYWVGEDKLEVKLVEEEIKIKGQEPYIEKVKYTLWGPIAYTDDTSPYHDMAMQWVLHYAFSNDSRSSLSTFVELMKAKNYDDYVHAMRCYDYPPQNFVFASNEGDIAMTVNGKLPLKSDQQGRFILDGSNSQNAWKGFIPMDQVPQIVNPERGYVTSSNQRSTAPDYPYYYNGGFDQYRGRSINRMLTRMENITPEKMMEMQNNTFSIKAEEALPLMLALNGGEEEAPVAKSMLKDLADWDYRFEKGLKAPAAFDKWFSLIYRNTFDEVYSLSDSMDVLYPAQWRLIDLLANDPENDIFDVVATEAKEDAAAVVQMALKATLEAIGSAYETPGYSWQQYKGTFIGHMANIPAFGVYDVPVGGYRDAINAVQDDFGPSWRMIVQLGDYPKAWGVFPGGQSGNPGSKYYDNMILSWAEGNYKELFFMKNKEDLGQPVLWKMKIEKVPE from the coding sequence ATGAAACCGGTTAAATTTTTCCTGGCCTTCATTTTTTCCTTCTTTTTGATTTGGGTGGCAAATACCCACCATCCCTTCGGGAGTTCACTGCCGGCCATGGGGCGTTTTTTGAGTCCCTTTGACGGCTTTTGGCAAAACGCAGAAAGTACAGCCTTGCCCGGAGAAAGGAAACTCAATTTTGCTGCGATCGGGGAGGAGGTCAACGTTGTTTTTGATGAGCGCCTCGTGCCTCACATTTTTGCTTCCAGCCTGGAAGATGCTTTTTTTGCTCAGGGCTACCTGACGGCTCAGTACAGGCTTTGGCAAATGGATGTCTCCACCCGAGCCACAGGCGGTTACCTGGCCGAGATCCTTGGGCCAAACCTAAAGGAAAGAGACCTGGGACAACGTCGGAAGGGTATGCGCTGGGCGGCTGAGAATATTGTTAAAAACTGGACCAAAACAGGAGAGATCAAATGGATCGATGCTTATACAAAAGGAGCCAATGCCTACCTGGCCACCCTCTCCCCCCGGCAGTACCCGATTGAATTCAAACTTCTTGGGTATGAACCCGAACCCTGGACGAATTTAAAATCGGCTATTTTCCTTTGCGGAATGGTGGAAACCTTATCTTCCCGCAACGAGGATCTGAGAGCCAGCAACGCTATGGAAGCTTTCGGACCTGAAATGTTTGAGTTTTTGTACCCCGAATACAACCCCAAACAAATGCCAGTTATTCCTGGTGAAAAAAAATACGACTTTGAACCTGTTTGGAAAGACACTCTTGCCAATGCCCTGAGCCAGGAAGTCCCCGCCCGGCAGGTTTTTGAAAATCCGCCGGAATTCATAGGTAGCAATAACTGGGCCGTTTCCGGAAAAAAAACCACAACGGGTTTACCCATCCTCTGCAATGATCCACATTTGTCGCTGAAACTGCCCTCTATCTGGTTCGAGATCCAGTTGTCCACACCGGACATGAATGCCTATGGCGTTTCTCTGCCAGGTATGCCGGGCATTGCCATCGGCTTCAATGAAAACATTGCCTGGGGAGAGACCAACCTTGGGCATGACCTGGTCGATTGGTACACAATCAAATGGGCAGATGAAGCCAAGGAAACCTATTGGGTAGGGGAGGACAAGCTGGAAGTAAAATTAGTGGAAGAAGAAATCAAAATAAAAGGACAGGAGCCTTATATCGAAAAGGTAAAATACACCCTTTGGGGTCCAATTGCCTATACTGATGACACCTCCCCTTACCACGATATGGCCATGCAATGGGTGCTGCATTATGCTTTCAGCAATGATAGCAGGTCTTCGTTGAGTACTTTTGTAGAATTGATGAAGGCCAAAAATTACGATGATTATGTCCACGCCATGCGTTGTTATGATTATCCGCCTCAGAATTTTGTCTTTGCCAGCAATGAAGGGGACATCGCCATGACGGTGAATGGCAAACTCCCTTTAAAGTCAGATCAGCAAGGCCGGTTCATCCTCGATGGGAGCAATTCCCAAAACGCCTGGAAAGGATTTATCCCCATGGACCAGGTGCCGCAGATCGTGAATCCTGAAAGAGGATATGTGACTTCCTCTAATCAGCGGTCAACGGCCCCTGATTATCCTTATTACTACAATGGAGGTTTTGACCAATACCGGGGTCGTAGCATCAACAGGATGCTCACCCGCATGGAGAACATTACGCCGGAAAAAATGATGGAAATGCAGAATAATACCTTTAGCATCAAAGCGGAAGAGGCCCTGCCTCTCATGTTGGCTTTAAATGGTGGGGAAGAAGAGGCTCCAGTGGCGAAATCCATGTTGAAGGACCTCGCCGACTGGGATTATCGGTTTGAAAAAGGACTGAAGGCTCCTGCTGCCTTTGACAAATGGTTTTCCCTCATCTATCGCAATACTTTTGATGAGGTTTATAGCCTCAGTGATTCAATGGACGTATTGTATCCGGCCCAATGGCGCCTGATCGATTTACTTGCCAATGATCCGGAGAATGATATTTTTGATGTCGTTGCCACAGAAGCAAAGGAAGATGCAGCAGCAGTGGTTCAAATGGCCCTGAAGGCCACCTTGGAAGCCATCGGATCAGCATACGAAACACCGGGCTATAGCTGGCAGCAATACAAAGGAACTTTTATCGGGCACATGGCGAATATCCCTGCTTTTGGGGTTTACGATGTACCCGTAGGGGGTTATCGGGACGCCATCAATGCCGTTCAGGACGATTTTGGTCCTTCGTGGCGGATGATCGTTCAATTGGGTGACTATCCCAAAGCCTGGGGTGTTTTTCCCGGGGGGCAGTCCGGGAATCCCGGCAGCAAATATTATGACAATATGATCCTTTCCTGGGCAGAAGGTAACTATAAAGAGCTCTTTTTTATGAAAAATAAAGAAGACCTGGGACAACCTGTTTTATGGAAAATGAAAATAGAGAAAGTACCTGAATAG